A genomic segment from Roseibium algicola encodes:
- a CDS encoding glycosyltransferase family 4 protein — protein MTAAHEERTPSKAAALRVLVISHGHPTLSLGGAEVASYNLHQGLKALPGTQSFFLARVGDGYPRHGQSALMGVDDADDELLFHADDYDPFLVSNRNTGDLHRDLRRFVRTLRPDVVHFHHFIGFGLETLYTVRDALPDATILVTFHEFLSICHHHGQMVKAGGHKLCEAATPIACNGCFPEISPASFLRRRQFIKSMLGLADGYISPSRFLADRYVAWGLPADKMTVIENGLNVSEQAAQRSVTAGGRRNRFAFFGQMTPYKGVDVLLDAVQRVPESIWGEDATLTIHGGNLERQPEAFRSRISELLEAAGSRVRFAGSYQNKDMPSLIRQTDWVMMPSVWWENSPVIIQEAFFHGRPVICSGIGGMAEKVRDKVDGLHARPASPEDLADRMAEALRDPGLWQRLRTGIRPPKTHLESAGEHVTLYREVLDGGLASRPGALKQSA, from the coding sequence ATGACGGCTGCTCACGAGGAAAGAACACCTTCCAAGGCCGCGGCTCTGCGCGTGCTCGTCATTTCTCACGGCCATCCGACACTGTCACTCGGCGGAGCGGAAGTGGCTTCCTACAATCTGCACCAGGGCCTGAAGGCCCTGCCGGGAACACAATCGTTCTTCCTGGCGCGGGTTGGTGACGGCTATCCGCGGCACGGCCAGTCCGCGCTGATGGGGGTCGATGACGCCGATGACGAGCTGCTTTTCCACGCTGACGACTACGACCCGTTCCTGGTGTCCAACCGCAACACCGGAGACCTGCACAGGGACCTGCGGCGGTTTGTGCGCACCCTGCGTCCGGACGTGGTGCATTTCCATCATTTCATCGGCTTCGGGCTAGAGACACTCTACACGGTGCGCGACGCCTTGCCGGACGCCACCATTCTGGTGACTTTCCACGAGTTCCTGTCCATCTGCCATCATCATGGGCAAATGGTCAAAGCAGGTGGCCACAAACTCTGCGAGGCGGCCACGCCGATTGCCTGCAACGGTTGCTTTCCGGAGATTTCGCCGGCCAGTTTCCTGCGTAGGCGGCAGTTCATCAAGTCCATGCTCGGGCTTGCCGATGGCTACATCTCGCCCAGCCGTTTCCTGGCGGACCGCTATGTCGCCTGGGGGCTGCCGGCGGACAAGATGACCGTTATCGAAAACGGCCTGAACGTGAGCGAACAGGCGGCGCAGCGTTCCGTGACAGCCGGTGGCCGGCGGAACCGTTTTGCGTTCTTCGGCCAGATGACGCCCTACAAGGGGGTGGATGTACTTCTGGATGCAGTCCAGCGAGTTCCCGAAAGCATCTGGGGGGAAGATGCCACGCTGACCATTCATGGCGGCAATCTTGAACGTCAGCCCGAAGCGTTTCGCAGTCGAATTTCAGAGCTTCTGGAAGCGGCCGGATCGCGCGTGCGTTTCGCCGGCAGCTACCAGAACAAGGATATGCCGTCGCTGATCCGGCAAACGGACTGGGTGATGATGCCGTCCGTATGGTGGGAGAACTCACCTGTGATCATCCAGGAAGCGTTCTTCCATGGGCGTCCGGTTATCTGCAGCGGCATCGGTGGCATGGCCGAAAAGGTTCGCGACAAGGTCGACGGTCTGCATGCCCGGCCGGCAAGCCCGGAAGACCTGGCAGACCGCATGGCGGAGGCCTTGCGCGATCCGGGTCTGTGGCAGCGTCTGCGGACGGGCATCAGGCCACCCAAAACGCATCTCGAAAGTGCCGGCGAGCACGTGACCCTTTATCGCGAGGTTCTAGATGGCGGCCTCGCGTCTCGTCCCGGTGCCCTCAAGCAAAGCGCCTGA
- a CDS encoding calcium-binding protein — protein MATIEGSAFQDFLQGTNAQDFIFGLGSSDVLLGNEGDDFLFGGRGGDLIVGGEGADKIFGQGGEDVILGGEGSDTIFGGAGSDYIEGGAGGDIIFGGEGTDIIDGGAGNDLMFGGGDHDVFVFSGGGGNDIVMDFQVGDLVQISSNINDTGVSSAADVAARATQVGNNTVIDLGNGDTVTLNNVDADDLQDNPDGYIVVS, from the coding sequence ATGGCCACGATTGAAGGCAGTGCTTTTCAGGATTTCCTGCAAGGTACAAATGCTCAGGATTTCATATTCGGATTGGGCTCATCGGATGTTCTGCTCGGCAATGAAGGGGACGACTTCCTCTTCGGCGGCCGAGGTGGAGATCTGATCGTCGGCGGAGAGGGTGCCGACAAGATTTTCGGGCAAGGTGGCGAAGACGTCATTCTTGGTGGTGAAGGCAGCGATACCATCTTCGGCGGAGCGGGCTCCGACTACATCGAAGGTGGTGCCGGCGGCGACATCATTTTCGGTGGCGAAGGAACCGACATCATTGACGGCGGCGCCGGCAACGATCTGATGTTCGGTGGTGGCGACCACGATGTCTTCGTGTTCTCCGGCGGTGGCGGCAACGACATCGTCATGGATTTCCAGGTCGGCGATCTGGTGCAGATCTCGAGCAACATCAACGATACCGGCGTTTCCTCTGCTGCCGATGTCGCCGCACGGGCGACCCAGGTCGGCAACAACACGGTCATCGATCTCGGCAACGGCGATACCGTCACGCTCAACAACGTCGATGCCGACGATCTTCAGGACAATCCTGACGGCTACATCGTCGTTTCCTGA
- a CDS encoding glycosyltransferase family 2 protein, whose amino-acid sequence MLETLGKYAEADFESPHYFQLTPEVLLLVWDPAHQVNAAPRLVEQGGQSFGSIASVRLNRLDGRSRVVWAVSLKEKTRLSLKLSAGAVGSEATLSVDAAKPGPAADAFAITNGLSQAACAVFVTTFLSAWSGMFRLGRSRSFVNFAKELLRSVNDAPPVVDAVASIGSVRLLETLINSDSTDIKTAVVIGDTGVLRLDSGTCNTPYNGGKSRLFLGAVDMPQPPANGFLVLSGSWGLAIRKLATDNVKRTVGAWWATNSRKLPEVRDYLVSDIGAKSDEARAAIRDLQVSDPLPARRHGSLSETGSFCAVETAVACEAGVLVGGWLRDPARVYQGLDILAGDAGPVALELHTFDGVLPETQGGYAIKRFVAFAPVGRALQHNLQPRFEVRLASGERELLVPPPQPGDIPDTRAKALSVVTPRHASDEVLATCLSNVLSDIQSRFRQSVGEPSEVLFGKPLADPTVSIVIPLYKVFEFIKAQLAAFSADSWLAENAEVIFVLDSPEQVTHVEDLLAGFHLLYGLPVRLVVMERNGGYALACNAGAEAARGRYLAMINSDVVPVEAGWLEQLCASLMMDEQVAAVGGKLLYADNAIQHAGLKFIQDDKGRWFNHHYYKGFPRQFPEASTSREVPGVTGACLVLSKADFETVGGFTTDFIVGDYEDSDLCLKLRKLNRKIYYLGDVELYHFERVSIRKNEDYTRGVASQYNRWLHQSRWQDDIVALMEAAERREKGLSA is encoded by the coding sequence ATGCTCGAGACCCTGGGCAAATACGCCGAGGCGGACTTTGAGTCCCCGCATTATTTCCAACTTACGCCGGAGGTTCTTCTTCTTGTCTGGGATCCGGCGCATCAGGTAAATGCTGCGCCCCGGCTTGTGGAGCAGGGGGGGCAGTCCTTCGGCTCCATTGCGAGTGTCCGGCTGAACCGGCTTGATGGCCGGTCGCGAGTCGTATGGGCTGTTTCGCTGAAGGAAAAAACCAGGCTCAGTCTGAAGTTGAGCGCCGGCGCGGTCGGGTCCGAGGCGACGCTTTCTGTCGACGCCGCAAAGCCTGGTCCTGCCGCCGATGCCTTTGCCATTACCAACGGGCTCAGTCAGGCCGCCTGCGCCGTTTTCGTCACGACTTTCCTGAGCGCCTGGTCCGGCATGTTCCGGCTGGGGCGCTCCCGCAGTTTCGTCAATTTTGCAAAAGAGCTGCTGCGCTCCGTCAACGATGCACCGCCGGTTGTGGATGCTGTCGCGAGCATCGGTTCCGTCCGGTTGCTGGAAACTCTCATCAACAGCGACAGCACCGACATCAAAACAGCGGTCGTGATCGGTGATACGGGTGTTCTGCGGCTGGATAGCGGAACGTGCAACACGCCGTACAATGGCGGCAAGAGCAGATTGTTCCTCGGTGCGGTCGACATGCCGCAGCCGCCTGCCAACGGCTTTCTGGTGCTGTCCGGAAGCTGGGGTCTGGCGATCCGGAAACTGGCTACCGACAACGTGAAGCGCACTGTCGGTGCATGGTGGGCTACCAATTCGCGCAAGCTGCCGGAAGTGCGGGACTACCTGGTGTCGGACATCGGCGCCAAATCCGATGAGGCGCGTGCGGCCATACGGGACCTGCAGGTGAGCGATCCCTTGCCGGCGCGCCGTCATGGCTCGCTGTCAGAGACCGGCTCCTTCTGTGCAGTGGAAACCGCTGTCGCCTGCGAAGCCGGTGTCCTGGTCGGGGGCTGGCTGCGCGATCCCGCCCGTGTCTATCAGGGGCTCGATATTCTTGCCGGTGACGCCGGTCCGGTTGCGCTTGAACTACACACGTTCGATGGTGTTCTGCCGGAAACCCAGGGCGGTTACGCGATAAAGCGCTTTGTCGCGTTTGCGCCGGTCGGCAGGGCGCTTCAACACAATCTGCAGCCCCGGTTCGAAGTCCGGTTGGCATCGGGGGAGCGGGAACTGCTGGTGCCGCCACCGCAGCCGGGTGACATTCCCGACACGAGGGCGAAGGCGCTTTCCGTCGTGACACCGCGCCATGCGAGCGATGAGGTTCTGGCGACCTGCCTGTCGAATGTCTTGTCCGATATCCAGTCGCGTTTCCGGCAATCAGTCGGTGAACCGTCCGAAGTTCTGTTCGGCAAACCGCTTGCCGATCCGACCGTGTCGATCGTGATCCCGCTTTACAAGGTGTTCGAGTTCATCAAGGCGCAGCTTGCAGCGTTTTCCGCCGACAGCTGGCTGGCGGAGAACGCCGAGGTTATTTTCGTGCTCGATTCTCCGGAGCAGGTAACCCATGTGGAGGACCTGCTCGCCGGGTTCCATCTTCTTTATGGCCTTCCCGTTCGGCTCGTCGTGATGGAACGTAACGGCGGCTATGCGCTTGCCTGCAATGCAGGTGCGGAAGCGGCGCGCGGGCGCTATCTGGCGATGATCAATTCCGATGTCGTGCCGGTCGAGGCCGGCTGGCTCGAACAGCTGTGTGCCAGCCTGATGATGGACGAGCAGGTAGCGGCAGTAGGCGGCAAGCTGCTCTATGCAGACAACGCCATTCAGCATGCCGGGTTGAAGTTCATCCAGGACGACAAGGGCCGCTGGTTCAACCATCACTACTACAAGGGTTTCCCGCGTCAGTTTCCGGAAGCCAGCACCTCCCGCGAGGTGCCGGGGGTAACCGGTGCTTGCCTCGTTCTGTCGAAAGCCGATTTCGAGACGGTGGGAGGGTTCACGACGGACTTCATCGTCGGTGACTACGAAGATAGCGACCTGTGCCTGAAACTCCGCAAGTTGAATCGCAAGATCTACTATCTGGGCGACGTCGAACTCTACCACTTCGAGCGTGTTTCCATTCGCAAGAACGAAGATTACACGCGCGGTGTCGCCTCTCAATACAATCGCTGGCTCCACCAGTCCCGCTGGCAGGACGACATCGTTGCCCTGATGGAAGCTGCGGAGCGGCGTGAAAAAGGGCTGAGTGCATGA
- a CDS encoding glycosyltransferase family 4 protein: protein MRILVFAHNHPDLHPGGTETVALDLARAYRKAGHQSLFVGATNHLHREPHPGTSFQAISDSGDELLMWAGHFDRFNMSQIDLQAFVPDMRTLLESFRPDVVHIHHLLLFGVELPVLIRRVLPDVRIVMTLHDYYAICANDGVLMKSPDEACAALGSGGLCKCLPEAKPNDMRLRERFIKTHLEAVDEFVSPSAFLRDVYVRWGLPPEKIRIIRNGRPDAAPAKSRSADDTPKTVFGYFGNLTPWKGVEVLLQAAKLLVEKDMEFELRVHGGAPFQNQEFVKRIEKLFEETAPRVQRLGAYKPDDVAGLMEPVDWVVVPSLWWENAPLVIAEAQQHGRPVITSGVGGMAEAVRDGVDGLHVRKNDPVGLAIAMATAAGDAAQYRKLAANIRKPPSVSAVAEQYLRLFADPQTAAREPAA, encoded by the coding sequence ATGCGGATCCTTGTCTTCGCGCATAATCATCCGGATCTTCACCCCGGCGGGACGGAGACGGTCGCGCTTGACCTGGCAAGGGCCTATCGCAAGGCCGGGCACCAGTCGCTGTTTGTGGGGGCGACCAACCACCTGCACCGCGAGCCGCATCCCGGTACCAGCTTTCAGGCGATCAGCGACAGCGGTGACGAGTTGCTGATGTGGGCTGGTCATTTCGACCGGTTCAACATGAGCCAGATCGATCTGCAAGCCTTTGTACCGGACATGCGGACACTGCTGGAAAGCTTCCGGCCGGATGTGGTCCATATCCACCATCTGCTGCTGTTCGGTGTCGAACTGCCGGTTCTTATCCGCCGGGTGCTGCCCGACGTGCGCATCGTTATGACGCTGCACGACTATTACGCGATCTGCGCCAACGACGGCGTCCTGATGAAAAGCCCGGACGAAGCCTGTGCCGCGCTTGGGTCGGGAGGACTGTGCAAGTGCCTGCCCGAAGCAAAGCCGAACGACATGCGTCTGCGCGAGCGGTTCATCAAGACGCATCTGGAGGCCGTCGACGAGTTCGTATCTCCAAGCGCGTTTCTGCGTGACGTTTATGTGCGCTGGGGCCTGCCGCCGGAGAAAATCAGGATCATTCGAAATGGGAGGCCGGACGCGGCACCGGCCAAGAGCCGGTCGGCTGACGACACGCCCAAAACCGTGTTCGGCTATTTCGGAAACCTGACCCCCTGGAAGGGCGTCGAGGTTCTGCTGCAGGCGGCAAAGCTGTTGGTGGAAAAGGACATGGAATTCGAGCTGCGGGTCCATGGTGGTGCTCCCTTCCAGAACCAGGAATTCGTCAAACGCATCGAAAAGTTGTTTGAGGAAACCGCACCCAGAGTGCAGCGCCTGGGGGCTTACAAACCTGATGACGTCGCCGGTCTCATGGAACCCGTCGACTGGGTCGTCGTGCCTTCGCTGTGGTGGGAAAATGCTCCGCTGGTCATTGCAGAAGCACAGCAGCACGGACGGCCGGTGATCACCAGCGGTGTCGGCGGCATGGCCGAGGCCGTCAGGGACGGCGTCGATGGCCTGCATGTGCGCAAGAACGATCCGGTCGGCCTTGCAATCGCGATGGCGACAGCTGCCGGAGATGCCGCGCAGTACCGGAAACTTGCAGCCAACATCCGCAAGCCGCCGTCCGTCAGCGCTGTTGCCGAACAATATCTGCGCCTGTTTGCCGACCCGCAAACCGCGGCGCGTGAACCTGCTGCCTGA
- a CDS encoding MarR family transcriptional regulator: MYRRYLDRLRVDLIRIGADDISPAHAMLLFTIGDDDLSVRDLMDRGHYLGSNASYSLKQLVQSGYVDRTASARDRRSARIRLTDKGKMLCRAVKAADEVNQDQIVRSEQDLKALEETFALLRKLEVLWATDLQQSPLRLDGTRF; this comes from the coding sequence ATGTATCGGCGCTACCTTGACCGCCTCCGCGTCGATCTGATCCGAATAGGCGCGGACGACATCTCTCCCGCCCATGCCATGTTGCTTTTCACCATCGGTGACGACGACCTGTCCGTGCGGGATCTGATGGACCGCGGTCACTATCTCGGATCGAATGCGTCCTACAGCCTCAAGCAACTTGTCCAGTCCGGCTACGTCGACCGAACGGCTTCGGCACGGGACCGGCGCTCAGCCCGTATCCGTCTGACCGACAAGGGAAAAATGCTTTGCAGAGCCGTGAAGGCAGCCGACGAGGTCAATCAGGACCAGATCGTGCGATCCGAACAGGACCTGAAGGCTCTCGAGGAAACATTCGCACTGCTGCGCAAGCTTGAAGTCCTTTGGGCAACGGACCTTCAACAATCCCCCTTGCGTCTGGACGGCACCCGTTTCTGA
- a CDS encoding class I SAM-dependent methyltransferase encodes MNSPVLIKDATSLVTSPLGSERIADLQGYIGRNRFLPVPPSEDNFVGDGDYLAIGTEFLGHFIDLGGLRAHERVLDVGCGIGRMAVPLTQYLDPDTARYVGIDPASAGIQWCTRNIGSVYPNFRFMHLDIANALYNPDGYIRGTEIALPFANGSFDFAIMTSVVTHLPSEEILPYFREISRLMELGGRLFLSAFVIAPDRGEGLIPRVVFRRDGEGPAWYGNPQAPLAAVAFDDGFLDRALETAGFEIALKRFGHWRGGNGAPHYQDFFVAVKTSRGVS; translated from the coding sequence ATGAATTCGCCGGTTCTCATCAAGGATGCCACCAGTCTGGTCACATCCCCACTCGGCAGTGAGCGGATTGCAGACCTGCAAGGTTACATCGGCCGTAACAGGTTCCTGCCGGTTCCCCCGAGCGAGGACAACTTCGTCGGAGATGGTGACTATCTTGCCATCGGCACGGAGTTTCTGGGTCACTTTATCGACCTTGGGGGCTTGCGCGCGCATGAGCGGGTGCTTGATGTCGGTTGCGGCATTGGCCGGATGGCAGTGCCCCTGACCCAGTATCTGGATCCGGACACCGCCCGGTATGTGGGTATCGATCCGGCATCGGCGGGCATTCAATGGTGCACGCGCAACATCGGGTCGGTCTATCCCAATTTCCGGTTCATGCATCTCGATATCGCCAACGCTCTCTACAATCCCGACGGCTATATCCGCGGCACGGAGATTGCCCTGCCGTTCGCCAACGGTTCGTTCGATTTCGCCATCATGACATCGGTGGTCACCCATCTGCCGTCGGAAGAGATCCTGCCCTATTTTCGCGAAATCTCGCGCCTCATGGAGCTGGGAGGCAGGTTGTTTCTGTCGGCTTTCGTGATTGCGCCGGACCGCGGGGAAGGCTTGATCCCGCGTGTCGTGTTCCGACGCGACGGCGAAGGGCCTGCCTGGTACGGCAACCCGCAAGCGCCGCTCGCAGCGGTTGCCTTCGATGATGGTTTCCTCGACAGGGCGTTGGAGACGGCAGGATTCGAAATCGCCCTGAAGCGGTTCGGGCACTGGCGCGGCGGCAACGGGGCTCCGCATTACCAGGACTTTTTCGTTGCCGTGAAAACGTCGCGGGGGGTGTCCTGA
- a CDS encoding HlyD family type I secretion periplasmic adaptor subunit, whose product MSERSEQAKPPVATPSSEAATGTGQAYWMAALKADDARPPSLRKPLLAAALAVSIGFGGFLLWGFTADLDSAAVATGKVIVDSKRKTISHLEGGILRRLLVQEGDFVDAGQPLVELDDTRARAELAQLHGKRTSLLARLARLRAERDLSEEIVFPEELKNSSEPLIAEVVAAEQGVFEKRRQVYEGKIAFQQKEMEQYVAQIEANQAQIEATGHRRKLLEERVDALSGLEKKGFTSKAMLSEVQLELSEMIGDGGELEAQKARAEKARQGAEVALLQAEQEWQSDIAGKILEAQLELNLTNEQIISSQDVLDRLVVHSPQAGIVSSIEMRTPGGVVEPGKAIMDIVPRDEKMLVEVRMNLNDIDTVRVGSEARIRLTAYDRQNTSPLGGEVTYVAADQTVDPQTQAAFYIVRAQVRSEELDGKPALTLYPGMPAEVLIIRRARKAMDYLLEPITQSLDRAFRED is encoded by the coding sequence ATGAGCGAGCGTTCCGAGCAGGCAAAGCCGCCGGTTGCCACACCTTCGTCCGAGGCGGCGACCGGAACAGGCCAGGCTTATTGGATGGCCGCCCTCAAGGCGGACGATGCGCGCCCGCCAAGCTTGCGCAAACCACTTCTGGCGGCAGCTCTGGCCGTTTCGATCGGCTTTGGTGGATTTCTGCTTTGGGGATTTACCGCCGATCTCGATAGTGCGGCGGTTGCCACCGGCAAGGTGATTGTCGACAGCAAGCGCAAGACCATCAGTCATCTGGAAGGTGGAATCCTGCGCCGGTTGCTCGTGCAGGAAGGGGATTTCGTGGATGCCGGCCAGCCGTTGGTGGAGCTGGACGACACACGCGCACGTGCCGAGCTGGCGCAGCTCCATGGCAAACGGACCAGTTTGCTGGCGAGACTGGCCCGCCTCAGGGCCGAGCGGGACCTGTCGGAAGAAATCGTATTTCCGGAAGAGCTCAAGAACAGCAGCGAGCCCCTGATCGCTGAAGTGGTGGCGGCCGAACAGGGGGTGTTCGAAAAACGCCGTCAGGTCTACGAGGGCAAGATCGCCTTTCAGCAGAAGGAGATGGAGCAATATGTGGCGCAGATCGAGGCCAATCAGGCCCAGATCGAAGCCACCGGGCACCGGCGAAAGTTGCTTGAGGAGCGTGTCGACGCCCTCAGTGGTCTGGAGAAGAAAGGGTTCACGTCAAAAGCCATGCTTAGCGAAGTTCAGCTGGAACTGAGCGAGATGATTGGCGACGGCGGTGAGCTGGAGGCCCAGAAGGCGCGTGCGGAAAAGGCGCGCCAGGGTGCGGAAGTTGCCCTGTTGCAGGCCGAACAGGAATGGCAAAGCGACATTGCCGGAAAGATCCTCGAGGCTCAGCTTGAACTGAACCTCACCAACGAACAGATCATCTCGTCGCAGGATGTCCTCGACCGACTGGTGGTCCATTCCCCTCAGGCCGGTATTGTCTCCAGCATCGAGATGCGGACACCGGGAGGGGTGGTCGAGCCTGGCAAGGCGATCATGGATATCGTTCCGCGAGACGAGAAGATGCTTGTCGAGGTTCGGATGAACCTGAACGACATCGATACCGTTCGTGTCGGCTCGGAGGCGCGTATCCGACTGACTGCCTATGACCGGCAGAACACCAGCCCGCTGGGAGGGGAGGTGACCTATGTCGCTGCCGACCAGACCGTCGATCCCCAGACACAAGCGGCCTTCTACATCGTGCGCGCGCAGGTTCGTTCCGAAGAGCTGGATGGCAAGCCCGCCTTGACGCTTTACCCGGGCATGCCGGCTGAAGTCCTGATTATCCGGCGTGCTCGCAAGGCAATGGACTACCTGCTCGAGCCGATCACGCAAAGCCTTGATCGAGCTTTCCGGGAAGACTGA
- a CDS encoding type I secretion system permease/ATPase has translation MVEKTTPDAIDPFRLIREARVTFATGLAAAALLSGFITLLQMIVPLFMLQVHDRVLNSQSLDTLTMLLIIACGGLMLFAILEFIRSQIFQVMGSELVRRLNLTAIEAGVKSSLEKGGGMASEVLRDLNDLRTFITSNAISAPLEAMWVPLFLIVLFALHPLYGLLAVVSAITLIGLNLLSDMTTRSLLKEANTANLQNVATIASTLRHAETIEAMGLMPALTRRWRKGQLHATELMAMGSRRGKAIHALTRSLRFGMQIAVLALGADLVIKGEVTAGTMIAASILMGRLLTPFDNLTENWRQWVFASTAWGRVREVLENHSSLRQTVPTPPSQGSLKIDKLVYAPPNAPVPVIKGISFTLEPGDVLGIVGPSAAGKSTLARLLVGVLQPTTGGVFLDGHNAYLWERASFGAMVGYLPQSVSLLDGTVRDNISRMYDADPQMVIDAARAAGVHEMIGRMPLGYDTPVGDNRYTLSGGQKQRVALARALFGRPRLLVLDEPNANLDTEGEVALLRAISQAKEDNAIVIVIAHRPAIMEAADKILVLEDGRIGQFGDRTDVVSSISRRLPAPAAPRALPTSGEVA, from the coding sequence ATGGTTGAAAAGACAACACCGGACGCAATCGATCCGTTCCGTCTCATAAGAGAGGCTCGAGTCACCTTTGCAACCGGTCTCGCCGCAGCGGCGCTTCTGAGTGGGTTCATCACGCTGCTGCAGATGATCGTTCCGCTGTTCATGCTGCAGGTTCATGACCGGGTTCTGAACAGTCAGAGCCTCGATACCCTGACAATGTTGCTGATCATCGCCTGTGGCGGACTGATGCTTTTTGCGATTCTGGAATTTATCCGCAGCCAGATTTTCCAGGTGATGGGGAGCGAACTGGTTCGGCGTCTCAACCTGACCGCAATCGAGGCAGGCGTGAAATCCTCGCTGGAGAAGGGGGGCGGTATGGCCTCCGAAGTGCTGCGAGACCTGAACGATCTTCGCACCTTCATAACCAGCAACGCCATCAGCGCACCGCTGGAAGCCATGTGGGTGCCGCTGTTCCTGATTGTGCTGTTTGCCCTGCATCCGCTTTACGGGCTGCTGGCTGTTGTTTCAGCAATTACGCTGATCGGGCTCAACCTTCTCTCCGACATGACGACACGCTCGCTGTTGAAGGAAGCGAACACCGCCAACTTGCAGAATGTCGCGACGATCGCCTCCACGCTTCGTCACGCAGAGACGATCGAGGCAATGGGGTTGATGCCTGCCCTGACGCGCCGTTGGCGCAAGGGGCAGCTCCATGCCACTGAACTGATGGCAATGGGAAGCCGGCGCGGCAAGGCAATCCACGCGCTGACGCGAAGCCTCCGGTTTGGCATGCAGATCGCGGTTCTGGCGCTTGGCGCGGATCTTGTCATCAAGGGAGAGGTGACTGCCGGCACGATGATCGCCGCAAGCATCCTGATGGGGCGCTTGCTGACCCCTTTCGACAATCTCACGGAAAACTGGCGCCAGTGGGTGTTCGCATCAACCGCCTGGGGCCGGGTGCGCGAGGTTCTGGAGAACCACTCCTCGCTTCGCCAGACCGTGCCGACCCCGCCCAGCCAGGGATCGCTCAAGATCGACAAGCTGGTCTATGCGCCGCCCAACGCACCGGTGCCTGTTATCAAGGGCATTTCGTTCACGCTCGAACCCGGTGACGTTCTTGGCATTGTCGGCCCGTCGGCAGCCGGAAAGTCGACTCTGGCCCGTCTGCTTGTAGGTGTTCTTCAGCCCACGACGGGCGGCGTCTTTCTTGATGGGCACAACGCCTATCTGTGGGAGCGGGCATCCTTTGGTGCGATGGTCGGGTATCTGCCGCAGTCGGTGTCTCTTCTGGATGGAACGGTTCGGGACAACATCTCGCGCATGTATGATGCCGATCCTCAGATGGTGATCGATGCGGCACGTGCTGCAGGCGTTCACGAGATGATCGGCCGGATGCCACTCGGCTACGATACGCCCGTGGGTGACAACCGTTACACCTTGTCAGGCGGACAAAAGCAGCGTGTCGCCCTTGCGCGTGCGCTGTTCGGACGGCCGCGCCTGCTCGTGCTCGACGAACCCAATGCCAATCTGGATACGGAAGGGGAAGTTGCCCTGTTGCGTGCTATTTCGCAGGCAAAGGAGGACAACGCTATCGTCATCGTCATCGCGCACAGACCGGCGATCATGGAGGCGGCCGACAAGATACTGGTGCTGGAAGATGGCCGGATCGGCCAGTTCGGTGACCGGACGGATGTCGTCAGCAGTATTTCCAGGCGCCTGCCGGCACCTGCCGCACCCCGTGCCCTGCCGACGAGTGGAGAAGTGGCATGA